The sequence GCACTCTGGCGCGAACTGCCGGGACCACCACCCTCGACCACGCTGGTCTCGTCGTGGCTACCGAGGTGGACGACGACGCGAAGGTGCCACCCGACCTGGTCTTGAGTGACAACGCAGCGAGTCAGCCCAACGAGGTCACCGGGCGCGCGGCAGTTAGAGCCCCGATGCCGCCACCTGTCGACGAAGGCGTCTTCAACCCGATCGGCTTCCGGCGCGACTGGACTCGTGACGTGGTCGATCTGCCGCCCGGTCCGGTGACCCCTCACACCATCCGCGCCCTGCGCGACGCGTGGGTCGTACGCATCCCCGCGAGCCTGCGCCAAGCCGAAGCCGACGCGGCGGCGCTCGCGATGGCCGGAGTCCCCGTGTGTGTGGGCGAGCCGCCTGCGCGCTGGCGCGATCCACTGATCCGCGAGGAGGACAGCCTGGCCACCCGCCGCGAGGCGCTGCGCAGTCGGTCCACGTTGGCGTGGCGGGTGGACGCGGCCGGTGAAGGGATGCGTACGACCGGACTCCCCACCGTGTCGATCGTGCTGACCACGCGCCGACCGGAGATGCTGCCCTTCGCCTTGGCGCAGATTGCCAAGCAGGCCCCTGCTGAGGTGGTCGTGGCCGGGCACGGCTTCGCGCCGGATGCCCAGGTCGTACGCCATGCGCTCGGTGATCGCCCCGCGACCGTGCTCTGTCTCGACGGCGACACCCTCTTCGGTGACGCGCTGCAGCAGGCGACGTTGGCTGCGTCGGGCGATGTCGTAGTGAAGTTCGACGACGACGACTGGTACGGCCCGGACGTGATCACCGACCTGTTGTGGGCGCGCCGCTACTCGGACGCCACACTTGTCGGCATGCCCGCCGAGTTCGTCTATCTCGAACCGCTCGGGATCACCGTGCGGCGGCCGGGGCCGACCGAGGTCTTCGGCTCCGTGGTGGCGGGCGGCACGATGATGATCGGCCGTGCCGACCTGCTCTCGCTGGGCGGCTGGCGCTCGGTCGCGCGGTTCGCCGACGCGCAGTTGCTGGGGGCCGTACGCCGTGCCGGTGGCACGATCTATCGCACCCAGGGGCTGGGCTACCTGCTGCGCCGCACCTCGGACGGACACACCTGGAACCCCGACCTGGCGTATTTCCTCAACTCCACGCGCGTCGCCGCTCAATGGCGCGGCTTCGCGCCGCTGGGGTGGCTCAGTGAGGACGCGCGATGAGCCAGCAACGCGTACGCCACAACGACTGGGGCACCCTGATCCTGCCCGCCTTCGACGAGTGGGAGCCGACCAAGTCGGTGTCGGTGGTGATCCCGGCCTACGACTGCGCCGACACGTTGCCGTACGTCTTGGCCGGGCTGGCCGCGCAGACCTATCCCGCGCACCTGCTCGAAGTGCTCGTGGTCGACGATTCGCCGAGCCCGATCACGCTGCCCGAGTTGCGACCCGAACGGACCCGGCTGTTGCGTACGGCGTCCGGTTGGGGACGTGCTGCCGCCTGCCACACCGGCGCGGAGGCTGCCGACGGCGACATCCTCCACTGGCTCGACTCCGACATGCTCGCCGAAGCCGACGAGGTGGCTCGGCAGGCCCGCTGGCACGACCTCCTGGACCACGCCGTCGTCTTGGGTCAGAAGTGGTTCGTCGATCCGGCCCCGTTGTCCGGGGTGTCGCCCGAGCAGGTACGCGAGATCGTGGCTCGTGGTGAGGTCGGGACGCTATTCGCGGGCCAGGAGCGGCTGCCGCACGACTGGGTCGAGTCGCTGTACGGCCAATCCGAGGACCTGCGGCTCTCCGGCCCACGCGCCCATCGCGCGCACGTGGGGGCGTCGGCGTCGCTGCTGCGATCGCTGTATTTCGAGGCAGGCGGGATGGATACCTCCCTGCGGCTGGGTGAGGACTCCGAGTTGGGTTATCGGCTCTCCGAATGTGGCGCCGTGTTCATCCCCGACCGGCAGGCGGTGTCGTGGCACCTGGGCAATACCCAGGTAATGCGCCGCCAGGACGACGTCAACGACTACAACCTGCCGCACCTGGCGCACCGCATCCCCGACGGCCGGGTCAAGCGCGCCAGCCAGGGGCGTACGTATCTGGTGCCCTACGCCGAGGTCGTGATCGACACCGCGGGCCTGCTCGACGCCCCCGCCTCGCACCGGCACTTCATCGGCACCGTCGAGGCCGTGCTCGCCTCGACCGTCCCGGATCTGATCGTGACGCTGATCGGTCCGTGGTCGACCTTGACCGACGAGCGCGTACGCGTCCTCGACGAGCCGTTGCGTTCGCTGCGCGCGGCGCACGACATGTTCACGCCCGACCCGCGCGTGCATTTCGTGGAGTCACTGCCGCCCGGTCGCTCGCCCGCGATGGTGCGGTTGACGCTGACGTCGACGGAGTACGCGCCGGATCCGGGCACCCTCAATCGACTGATCCGCGACCTGGAGCTGACCCATCACGGCGTCCGGTCGGCGCTGCTGCCCGACGGGTTGGTGGCCCGTCTCGAACGTACGGCCGCCGTCTCGCGCGCGCGCCGGGTGGCGGAGCCGGGCGAGTCGCTCGACGACGTGATCGACGAACTGTTCGGCTCCTGGTGGGTGGAAGGGGCCGAGTTGGGCTTCGTGCCGACCGTCGAGACCTACGTACGCCGGCTGCCCGGTCGAGCCGG is a genomic window of Nocardioides sp. containing:
- a CDS encoding glycosyltransferase family 2 protein translates to MSQQRVRHNDWGTLILPAFDEWEPTKSVSVVIPAYDCADTLPYVLAGLAAQTYPAHLLEVLVVDDSPSPITLPELRPERTRLLRTASGWGRAAACHTGAEAADGDILHWLDSDMLAEADEVARQARWHDLLDHAVVLGQKWFVDPAPLSGVSPEQVREIVARGEVGTLFAGQERLPHDWVESLYGQSEDLRLSGPRAHRAHVGASASLLRSLYFEAGGMDTSLRLGEDSELGYRLSECGAVFIPDRQAVSWHLGNTQVMRRQDDVNDYNLPHLAHRIPDGRVKRASQGRTYLVPYAEVVIDTAGLLDAPASHRHFIGTVEAVLASTVPDLIVTLIGPWSTLTDERVRVLDEPLRSLRAAHDMFTPDPRVHFVESLPPGRSPAMVRLTLTSTEYAPDPGTLNRLIRDLELTHHGVRSALLPDGLVARLERTAAVSRARRVAEPGESLDDVIDELFGSWWVEGAELGFVPTVETYVRRLPGRAGPPQDPVEVARGRKPASAPAAPDVVVDDPEPTVLRRVRSLAGRVLRRAGLGRTGSGRTGSGR